One part of the Phragmites australis chromosome 3, lpPhrAust1.1, whole genome shotgun sequence genome encodes these proteins:
- the LOC133912189 gene encoding ATP synthase subunit b', chloroplastic-like, with protein MATAMMAAATTSCSPRRAATLLKPVASSSGSAPPRRPLAQQLPRLLATAAAAAAAAPLPALAEQMEKAALFDFNLTLPAIATEFLLLMLALDKLYFTPLGKFMDERDANIRAELGGVKDASEEVKQLEDQAAAVMKAARAEIAAALNKMKKETTAELEAKLDEGRRRVEAELVEALANLEDQKEEAVKALDAQIASLSDDIVKKVLPSA; from the coding sequence ATGGCGACGGCTATGATGGCTGCAGCCACCACCTCCTGCtccccgcgccgcgccgcgacGCTCCTGAAgcccgtcgcctcctcctccggctcggcgccgccgcggcggccctTGGCGCAGCAGCTCCCGCGGCTGCtggcgacggcagcggcggcggccgcggccgcgccgcTCCCCGCGCTGGCGGAACAGATGGAGAAGGCGGCGCTGTTCGACTTCAACCTGACGCTCCCGGCGATCGCGACCGAGTTTCTGCTGCTGATGCTGGCGCTGGACAAGCTCTACTTCACGCcgctgggcaagttcatggacGAGCGGGACGCCAATATCCGCGCCGAGCTCGGCGGCGTCAAGGACGCCTCCGAGGAGGTGAAGCAGCTGGAGGACCAGGCGGCCGCCGTCATGAAGGCGGCGCGCGCCGAGATCGCGGCGGCGCTCAACAagatgaagaaggagaccaccgcggagctgGAGGCCAAGCTGGACGAGGGACGCCGCCGCGTGGAGGCCGAGCTCGTCGAGGCGCTCGCCAACCTCGAGGACCAGAAGGAGGAGGCCGTCAAGGCGCTCGACGCGCAGATCGCCTCGCTCAGCGACGATATCGTCAAGAAGGTGCTCCCATCCGCGTGA